aaaaattctttttggttTTCGAAGAAGAACGCAAACTTCACTGAAAAGAAAATTATCTCATCTTTGGCGAATTCGGGAAATATGAAGATCTGTAAGCCTAGCAAAAGGTTAAACTGTTCAATCCGTTCAAATCAGAAACATTGCAAAATGGATCAAAGAAAATTCAGAAGTGGAAGATTTGATAAGCGGTATTCAACATTTTCAGGATTTTGAAACAGGAGGCAGTTTTTGGAATGGTTTACAAGGTATGCAGAAATAATCTAATTCTCTAATTCTGAAAGCTCCAACGAGTAAGAGATTTTCTCTTAAAACAGTCAAGTCATTGTCTCACATTTTGCTATAGTACCTACCCGTCCTCGAGCTGTTGCGTTGAACTTTTGAAGCAAGAATGCTTTGGGATCCATTTGACCGGGAGGCCTCCCAATACCTAAAAAGAGTTGCTATAACTTAATCAGCACTCATGAAATAGGCTACACTCTCCCGCAAGATAAAAACTGGAACTTCGAGATTCCAAACTAACCAATTCTAAGACGAGGAAACTCTCGATTCCCGCGAAAATGATAGATCACACTCTTCAGCCTAGTTAAATAGCAGAAATACAATTCAGCTGTCGCAAAAGCAAAAATTACTAGAGAAGGCACACCTAGACTATTCATGTATAAAGACAACCCTCTTTGGATAATGTACCAGATACAGTGGCATTCTAACTTCTATGACTACATAAGTAATTCTCTTATTTTCATGCACTATAAAGAAATATGACGATGCGCATGCATAAACCTGTGAGATGCATCTGCTTATGTTATTGCATTAACCAAAATATATACCCATAATTATCATCCAATGAAAATTCCATATGGATAATAAATGCAAAGCTTCTGTGGTAGATTTTCAGACCATGTACAATATCCTGATGCATTTGGTGATAAAACATAAAATCTAGAGCATAAATCTAAGTGTTACTCGGAGCAGAGGAAATTAGTCATTTCGATTATATTAAACGCTTCACTACTTATTCCTACCATTCAGCGTAGCCCAGGAATAAATAAGAGGCACGTGTTTATTTAACTCTGAATATGGGTCAAAAATAGGCTGCCAAATAGAAATAATTGAGTGACAAGAAGGTAATGGATCCATTCACATTTTGCATTAAAACTCTCCTCCAATGGTGAACAATAACAAGTTTTAGCAGGGACAATGACCATCCAAAATACCACCATTACTGTCACAAGAACATTGGCCTTTTTAGCACTTCCACATAGTTATACATCTTTCAAATACAGCCAACCTTTCGGCTACCAACACTGACAGAGGCAATGCTTTTGCCGCACTGCAAGTCTGCAACAAGTTGAGGATGAAGTTTCATCTGGAGAATGATGATGGTCAGAGGCAATGTTTTTATAGTGTTTTGTTATTTCTGCCTTTTCTGGATGCTCCTTGAGCTGGATAAATTTTATTGATGTTTGTTTATGTGTAGCGTATACTTCCTTTCTTTCTAGTTGAAATAGTTCCTTGCCAAAAACAAAACCTCAGTATGAAATTATAAGAAAAACTAATGCAGCTAGAAGCCTAGAACATAAAAGCATCAAGTCCATGAGACCAACAGCTCGGTAACTTGTATGTATACAATGGCATTCCAGGGGGAAGCCAGGAGTTCTAGTTGTAAACCTTCAAGCAGCAAGCAAGGACATAGATTAAGGGTGGGGTGGATTATCTTTGAAATAGAAGACAGAATAGCTACTGATCTCACTCATAAAGCCGAGAAAACCTGATGTGACATAAACTCAAACACAAGGGAAAGACAAAAAACTATATGCATGCGCCCAAAACCCTGTACATGTGCTTTTTCCCATAATACCCCAATTATATAGCATAAGTGAGCTGCTAAAGCATCCTTATGATAGTTCTGGGCAAAGTACAAAGTTTCTAAATGCATACCCATTATGGCTTGCATGACCTCCTTTGTCGTGAAGCCGCAGCACCCCACATGGTAAATCCATGTCATCATGGAACTACAACCACAACACAGAGAATAAAGACGAAGAGAAAGAAGTAATCAAGGAATCAAACATGAAGGGAAAAACAAGATGAGAAATCATACCACAAGCACTCGATTAAGAGGTAGCTTGTAATAAGCTGCAAGTGGGCCACTCTGTAATTAAACagcagaataattttttttggaatcatGTCATATTTCTACACAAGTTTCATCAGCTAAGATGTCACTCGCTAGGAAAGAAGATAAGACGAAATATGCATCGCAGATCTAAGAAAAATAACGATCGTGTAACTTAGGTTTGCACAATAGCCAGCGGCAAACAATAGAGGTCCAGCATTCTAAGTTGAAATGTAATGCTTttaatgagaaagaaaaaatgaacaacATGATTTGCAAAACATCAGGTGGCAAGCCATCCATTACTTTCTAATTCAAGTACATCGCAAGTAAATAAGGTGCAAACAAATAAGCACCCGAATTTAAATCTCTCAGATAAGCAACCCTATTGAAGGCGTGATTTAGgctaaaaagttcttttttacTCAACAAGTAAGAGATTAACATCCCAAATTGtttaaaatctagaaaatgacATTAAGCAAGCAGCAGGGGGGGAAATCAGAGAAAAATATGCTGCAATACTCGAACATCCATCTATTTCAACTGTAATGGTTTCTCCAGCTTCTTACAATTTCAGAAAAATTAACCCATACTCTTTAGGAGACGAGCTCTCAAACAATGCAAAATAACCTCGTTGGGGAATAGGGACACTCCCGCTCCAAACAATTGGACATTTAGCACTCTCTTTATCAAGTAAACATCCATCTGCTTTTCGCAAGATctatttgggttttgagggaggtttttgagagtaatgagtggatagagagatagagaaaattcaTTGGGGACCGTGCGCAGGGGTTTCAAgaccccaaacgaacaagccctaagctatcaaaccaaacaacaaGAACCTCAAAGACACAAGTAAACCTATTTGAACCGACAAGCTATCACTGGTATAAGAACTCTCTTTTCTTCCCGAACCGAACACTAAAAGAGGGAAAATGAAAGGAACCTCTAGTTACCATGACCCTAAACCATAAAATATTTTGTAAccatatcaaaaaataaagataaaaattgtCAATAGCACAATCAGAAATTTTAATTCTCGGAGTTTTCAAAATAACTTACAGATTCACCGCTCAAATTCATATAAGTTTGGGGCTTTGCTAGGAAAACAGGAACATCATCAACAAAACCTGAGAATTGAGATACCATAACAAAAAACCAGAAATTTCACATTTATATACCAATATCTGAAACTCTGACTTTCAATGTCTATCCCCATGCAGACCACATTTAATAAAGTTAATAACTTAACATACCTTTCCCAAAAATAGCTTTGCAGTGAACAGTATCCATTGGAATCCCTTGCGACGCAGCAAATGCATCAATCATCTCAAACCCTGCCTGCTTTGAGCCAAAACAAAGTTCTTGTTAAGCAAGTTCAagtaaacaaattttctttCGTTATGATTGATAGTACAAATCCATGCATGTATACATTGTGCCTTGTTCCTTTGTACTTATCG
The sequence above is a segment of the Rhododendron vialii isolate Sample 1 chromosome 13a, ASM3025357v1 genome. Coding sequences within it:
- the LOC131315350 gene encoding peptidyl-tRNA hydrolase, mitochondrial isoform X1, whose amino-acid sequence is MMLNKFYRRCFSYASPQPWLFVGLGNPSDKYKGTRHNAGFEMIDAFAASQGIPMDTVHCKAIFGKGFVDDVPVFLAKPQTYMNLSGESSGPLAAYYKLPLNRVLVFHDDMDLPCGVLRLHDKGGHASHNGLKSVIYHFRGNREFPRLRIGIGRPPGQMDPKAFLLQKFNATARGRIDAALEEGVGALKQLMSKGLTETARSFNTVQKYKHIRLQTLPS
- the LOC131315350 gene encoding peptidyl-tRNA hydrolase, mitochondrial isoform X3, whose protein sequence is MMLNKFYRRCFSYASPQPWLFVGLGNPSDKYKGTRHNAGFEMIDAFAASQGIPMDTVHCKAIFGKGFVDDVPVFLAKPQTYMNLSGESSGPLAAYYKLPLNRVLVFHDDMDLPCGVLRLHDKGGHASHNGLKSVIYHFRGNREFPRLRIATLFRYWEASRSNGSQSILASKVQRNSSRTD
- the LOC131315350 gene encoding peptidyl-tRNA hydrolase, mitochondrial isoform X2 gives rise to the protein MMLNKFYRRCFSYASPQPWLFVGLGNPSDKYKGTRHNAGFEMIDAFAASQGIPMDTVHCKAIFGKGFVDDVPVFLAKPQTYMNLSGESFHDDMDLPCGVLRLHDKGGHASHNGLKSVIYHFRGNREFPRLRIGIGRPPGQMDPKAFLLQKFNATARGRIDAALEEGVGALKQLMSKGLTETARSFNTVQKYKHIRLQTLPS